In one window of Nicotiana tabacum cultivar K326 chromosome 12, ASM71507v2, whole genome shotgun sequence DNA:
- the LOC107826469 gene encoding UDP-glucuronate:xylan alpha-glucuronosyltransferase 2-like, with protein MKSLPSKALIIKINLVFLVCFLVAYAALLHWQLSSVYHEYAASRPITGSTCECNHRVEAGIKMKEALEEQMVNETKEILKKMVKHKKPSFLKEMGRGMKIGMVNMEGEDISEWRAHGQITTVQFEKVSELLEWNDLFPGQIDEELEEMDNRPTCPEIPMPPFYSYSYMDMIVVKLPCKYPEEGWRRDVFRLQLHLVVANLAVKRKRGKNGKMKLVFLSKCRPMMEIFRCKDLKRREGDWWYYEPNMAKLEQKVSLPIGSCKLALSLREKEINKAYDIYNVESSTKLAIRREAYATILHSSATYVCGAITLAQSLLRTGTKHDLILILDKSISEPKRDALIKAGWKLRFIRRIRNPRAGKDTYNEYNYSKFRLWQLTDYEKIIFIDADVILLRNIDFLFHFPQMSATGNARSIFNSGVMVIEPSNCMFRMFMQHQREIISYNGGDQGFLNEVFVWWHRLPRRVNFFKNFENSNDVSVKNQLFEADPPELYAIHYLGLKPWVCYRDYDCNWDIGFLRVYASDVAHRIWWKLHDEMDEKLQKCCGLTRQRNIELFWSRKKAEEMGLIDEHWKINITDPRRYTS; from the exons ATGAAGTCCCTTCCTTCAAAGGCATTGATAATCAAAATAAACTTAGTTTTCTTGGTTTGCTTCTTAGTTGCTTACGCTGCGCTTCTTCACTGGCAATTATCTTCCGTTTATCACGAATATGCAGCATCTCGTCCTATTACAGGCTCAACGTGCGAGTGTAATCATAGG GTGGAAGCTGGGATAAAGATGAAGGAAGCATTAGAAGAACAAATGGTGAATGAGACAAaggaaatattaaagaaaatggTGAAACACAAAAAGCCAAGTTTTTTGAAGGAAATGGGGAGAGGAATGAAGATAGGAATGGTGAATATGGAAGGGGAAGATATTAGCGAATGGAGAGCCCATGGGCAGATAACAACAGTACAATTCGAGAAGGTTTCGGAGTTGTTGGAATGGAATGACTTGTTTCCAG GACAGATAGATGAGGAATTAGAAGAGATGGATAATCGACCAACATGTCCAGAAATACCAATGCCACCTTTCTATAGCTATAGTTATATGGACATGATAGTAGTGAAATTGCCATGCAAATATCCAGAAGAAGGGTGGAGAAGGGATGTTTTTAGGCTACAATTGCATCTTGTGGTAGCAAATTTGGCAGTGAAGAGAAAAAGGGGTAAGAATGGGAAGATGAAGTTGGTGTTCTTGAGTAAGTGTAGGCCAATGATGGAGATTTTTAGGTGTAAAGATTTAAAGAGAAGAGAAGGAGATTGGTGGTATTATGAGCCAAATATGGCTAAGTTGGAGCAAAAAGTTTCATTGCCAATTGGTTCTTGCAAGTTGGCTTTGTCTCTTAGGGAAAAAG AAATCAACAAGGCCTATGATATCTACAACGTTGAAAGCAGCACAAAGTTAGCAATTAGAAGAGAAGCTTACGCCACAATTCTTCATTCCTCTGCAACATATGTTTGTGGTGCAATAACCCTAGCTCAGAGTCTTCTCCGAACTGGAACCAAACATGACCTTATCCTTATCCTTGACAAAAGCATCTCCGAGCCCAAACGAGACGCCCTCATTAAAGCCGGCTGGAAACTCCGGTTCATAAGGAGAATTAGAAACCCTAGAGCTGGAAAAGACACCTACAATGAATACAATTACAGCAAGTTCAGGTTATGGCAACTTACTGACTATGAAAAGATCATCTTCATTGATGCTGATGTCATCCTTCTTCGTAACATCGACTTTCTTTTCCATTTTCCTCAAATGTCAGCTACAG GTAATGCAAGATCAATCTTCAATTCAGGAGTAATGGTGATCGAGCCATCAAATTGTATGTTCCGCATGTTCATGCAACATCAAAGAGAGATTATATCGTATAATGGAGGTGATCAAGGTTTCCTTAACGAAGTATTTGTATGGTGGCATAGATTGCCCAGAAGAGTAAACTTCttcaaaaattttgaaaattcgAATGACGTTAGTGTGAAGAACCAATTATTCGAAGCAGATCCTCCAGAACTGTACGCAATACATTATCTCGGGTTAAAGCCATGGGTATGTTATAGGGACTACGATTGTAATTGGGACATTGGATTTTTACGTGTTTATGCTAGTGATGTCGCACACAGGATATGGTGGAAGCTACATGATGAAATGGATGAGAAGTTACAGAAATGTTGTGGATTAACAAGGCAGAGGAATATTGAGTTATTTTGGAGTAGAAAGAAGGCAGAAGAAATGGGATTAATAGATGAACATTGGAAGATTAATATTACTGATCCTAGAAGATATACTTCTTGA
- the LOC142167034 gene encoding uncharacterized protein LOC142167034, with translation MGDFNAILNLEDRVHSIEVHDAEIRDFRKFMVEAGMTELQTIGRSYTRRNNHTYSRIDRAIVNSNWMTTMPHLLVQVIDPIFLDHSPLCIELDRLENRCRKAFIFMNCIAKHLNFTKVVEDNWRQTNNAHYMKDIWEKLKHVKNAIKELNVKEFNWVTERIKDIRGKLKNVQEDMRTPNHSQELFEAEKELRIQLEKWDLIEESIYKQKSSVQWLKLGESNSAYFFASMKNRRAQNHINDLVSTKGRMLQTEKGIEEEILKFYKQLLGNANTTLPAIRPNIMNTCPILNRRQKQALIRPFDKEEVLIGLNFPKTFVKWIMTCVQTVSYSIVVNGKATTPFAAKRGVRQGDPLSPYLIVIAME, from the exons ATGGGGGACTTCAATGCCATATTGAATTTAGAAGATAGAGTACATAGTATAGAGGTGCATGATGCAGAAATAAGAGATTTCAGAAAGTTTATGGTAGAAGCTGGGATGACAGAACTACAAACAATTGGAAGATCATATACACGGAGAAATAATCACACATATAGTAGGATTGATAGAGCCATAGTCAACTCAAACTGGATGACTACAATGCCGCATCTATTAGTGCAAGTTATAGACCCTATCTTCTTAGACCACTCTCCACTCTGCATTGAATTGGATAGGCTAGAAAACAGATGCAGGAAAGCATTTATATTCATGAACTGTATAGCAAAACACCTTAATTTCACCAAGGTAGTAGAGGACAACTGGAGGCAAACTAATAATGCACACTATATGAAGGACATCTGGGAGAAGCTGAAGCATGTTAAGAATGCCATCAAAGAACTGAATGTCAAGGAGTTTAATTGGGTCACAGAAAGAATCAAAGACATTAGAGGCAAGCTTAAAAATGTACAGGAAGACATGAGAACTCCAAACCACTCACAAGAGTTATTTGAAGCAGAAAAGGAGCTGAGGATACAACTTGAGAAATGGGATTTAATAGAAGAAAGCATATACAAACAGAAATCTAGCGTGCAATGGCTAAAGTTAGGAGAATCCAATTCAGCATACTTCTTTGCAAGCATGAAGAATAGGAGAGCACAAAACCATATCAATGATTTAGTGTCTACTAAAGGCAGAATGCTGCAAACAGAGAAGGGTATAGAGGAGGAAATACTCAAATTCTACAAGCAGTTGCTAGGAAATGCAAATACAACACTGCCAGCAATACGGCCTAATATAATGAACACATGTCCTATACTTAATAGAAGGCAGAAACAAGCACTCATTAGACCTTTTGACAAAGAAGAA GTGCTTATTGGGTTGAATTTCCCTAAGACATTTGTGAAATGGATTATGACCTGTGTACAAACAGTATCCTACTCTATTGTAGTTAATGGTAAGGCAACTACTCCATTTGCTGCAAAGAGAGGGGTGAGGCAAGGGGACCCCCTATCTCCATATCTTATTGTAATAGCAATGGAATAA